The Bacteroidota bacterium DNA segment AGGGAGTCGATCGAATTTTTCTCCACCGTCCGTACTCAGCGTGCCATGGAACGGAGCGACGTGGTGATTGTGCTGGCCGATGCAGGTGAGGGCATTACCGATCAGGATTTACGCGTGGTCAGTGAAGCCATCCGGTTGGGGAAGGGAATCATCCTTGCAGTAAATAAGTGGGACCTGATCGAAAAGACCCATAAAACCTACCGTGAAATGGAGGCCGACATTCTGGCCAGACTGGGAACCAACCGGTTTGTCCCGGTAATGTTTGTCAGTGTCCATGAAAAACAGCGGCTGCTTAAATTGCTGGATCTGGCCATTCAGGTGCAGGAAAACCGACGATTAAAAATTTCAACTTCAAAGTTGAATGAATTTCTTCTGCCGGTCATTCAGAAGACGCCGCCCCCCGCCACCATGGGTAAGCAGATCAAGATTAAATACATCACACAGATGGGGACAGAGCCTCCTGTTTTCGGCTTCTTTACCAATTTCCCCAAACTCATCGATGATGCCTACCGTCGTTTTCTGGAAAGGCAGATCCGGTCGAACTATGACCTGAGTGGTGTTCCGGTAAGAATGGTGTTTAAAAGCAAGAATCCGGATGCGGACCAGTAAACCACATGTGGTAATTGTGGGAGGAGTGGCAGCAGGGACTGCCGCAGCCGCTCATCTGAAACGTCTTGAACCCCGCTGCCGGGTTTCCCTGATCGAAAAGCAACCGGTAATTTCCTATTCAGTCTGTGACATTCCTTACCTGACCGATGGTCGTGCAGGCACCCCTCAGGACCTCATTGTTTACACTCCGGAACGGTTTTCCTCAGAAAAAGGGGTTCAGGTTTATACCAATTCGGTTGTAACCGCCATCGATATCAGACGCCGCCAACTCACCTGGAAGCATACCATTTTCCGCACAGAAGAAACCACCCACTGGGATTACCTGATACTGGCCACTGGCGTGGAGCCCATCCAACCATTCACAGGCAGCAATGTTTTCACTACCCGACAGTGGGATGAAGCCGCACGGCTGCATCAATTCCTGGAGTCTCAGACCGTCCGGAATGCGGTGGTAATCGGCGCCGGGCTTGCTGGTTGTGAAATGGCGGAATCCCTTGCCAGAAGGGGAATACGTGCGGTTCTGGTTGAAAAAGACAAGGATATTCTATCCCGCATGCTTCCTGAAACGCACAGCCGGCGACTTTCTGGTTTATTGCAGAAAAATGGGGTTCAGGTGATTTCCGGAACCAATGACTGGTCGCCCGTAACCGAGGGAAACCAGATAACCGGAATTCAGATTGGCAAAGGGGATCGGGTTCCGGCCGATCTGGTGATTCTTGCTGCAGGCGTTAAACCACCATCAGGAATTTCGGGCCTGGAAAATCTGCGAACCGATCAGGATGGTTATTTTCTGGTGGATGGAAAAATGAAAACCAGCTCGGACCGGATTTTTGCAATTGGTGATGGGGCGAGAGTTTCTGGGAAATCCGCATGGACCAGAGATCGGGACCTGCAACTGGCCACCCGTGCGGCGGCCATGGCCAGAAAAGCGGCTGAATCCATTATTGGAACAGATTCACCCTGGAAAGTCCCTGTTTTTCCGGTCGTGCTGCGCTTGTGGGATACCGAAACGGGTTCGGTGGGTTTTCTGGATGAAGAAGATGGTCTGGACTGTACCATGGAGATCTCACCGTTCAGCAGAACCGATCCCCGGAAGGGAACCATGCTGCTGACTCTTTTCTTCAGAAAAGGGTCTCAACTGATTACCGGTGGTGCCGTTTCGGGTCCGGAAGGATGTATGTCGGCTTTGAATCTGCTTTCTCTGGCAGTGAACCACCAGCTCACACTGCAGGATCTGATTCACACCGGTTATGCCTACCATCCGATGATTGCTCCCAGAGTTAACCCTCTTGTGATGGTTGCTTCAAAGGCACAAAAAATGATTAAACGGAACCGTTAATGAACACTGATTTGTTTGGCCTTTTATGAATACATCCTGGGTTTATGTAACCCGTCAGCTTCACTTTAATGCGGCCCACAGACTCTTTAACCCGCAGTTTTCAAATGAAGAGAATAACCGGATTTTCGGGCTTTGCAACAATCCGAATGGTCATGGTCACAATTACGAAATAGAGATCACGGTTTACGGACCTGTTGATTTAAAAACCGGCTATGTGATTGATCTGAAGGAGATTAAAGATCTTGCCGAGGAAGTGATCATTCAGGATTGTGACCACCGGCATCTGAATCTGGATGTTCCCTGGCTTTCTGGTGTGATTCCGACAGCAGAAAATCTGGTAATTGCATTCTGGAACCGTCTCGAACCCCATTTTAAAACTGCTAAACTCTACAACATCCGACTTTATGAAACACCAAGAAACTTTGTCGACTACCGCGGACCTTTCCCCGGATGAACTTAAACGGCTGGAAACAATTGCATCCGGGATGGAACACATCATCGGGCAATTGGGAGAAAACCCTGAACGGGAGGGTTTACAGAAGACTCCCATGCGGGTGGCGAAGGCGCTCCGCTTTCTCACAAGCGGTTATCAGCAAAATCCGGTTGACATCCTGACAAGCGCCCTGTTCAGAGAGCGGTATGATGAAATGGTGCTGGTAAAGGATATCGATTTCTATTCCATGTGCGAACATCACATGCTGCCTTTTTTTGGGAAGGCCCATATTGCCTATATCCCAAATGGTAAAATCGTTGGGCTATCCAAGTTGCCCAGACTGGTGGATGTCTTTGCCCGTCGGATGCAGGTACAGGAACGAATGACCCAGCAGATCAAGGATACTCTGCAGGAAGTGCTGGAACCACAGGGGGTTGCCGTGGTGATTGAAGGCCGCCACATGTGCATGATGATGCGGGGTGTGGAAAAACAAAATTCCATCACCACCACCTCGGCCATGTCTGGTGTATTCCTGACCGATCAGTCCACACGTTCCGAATTTATGCGGTTGATCAGGCACTCCAATCTATGAAACCTGGTGGGGTGATTGTAACGGGAGCGGGTAAGGGAATCGGCAGAGAGACCTGTCGTTGGTTTGCCCGGCAAGGCTGGCACGTTTATGCCTTTTCTAAAACGTCTGCTGATCTGCTGAGCCTTGAAGCAGAATTTCCCGGTCAGGTTGAGGGATTTGCTGGTGATGCCTCTGATGAAGCAGATGTCAGACGTTTTTTTAACGAGTTTCTGGCCGGAAAAACAACCCCTTCGGTTCTTGTTAACAATGCCGGCCGGTTTGTCCAGTCCACTCTTGAGGATTTGAGCCCCGCAGTGTTTGAAGAACAGTGGAGAACCAATACATTATCTACCTTTCTGTTAATGAAAGGTATACTTCCTGTTCTGAGACAGGCGGGCACCGGCCAGATAATTAATGTCATCTCTGTTGCAGCAAAACGTCCCTTCACAGGATCGGGTGCCTACTGTTCCTCTAAATCAGCCCAGGACGGATTGGCTGGAGTCATGCGGGAAGAGTTTAAGAAGTGGAACATCCGGGTAACGAATGTGTATCCGGGGGCGGCTTTTACAAACTCCTGGGTGGGTACAGGGGTGGAGGAAAAACGGCTCATGACAGCCGCTGATGTGGCGAAGGTAATTGGTCAGGCCGTGGACCTGGAGAACAACATGGTCCTTGAGGACATTGTTCTCAGGCCGGTTGCAGGCGATCTATAATTTGAATTTCACAGGGATGGCGACGGAAGAAACCACCGCTTTCCCTCTGTGACTGGCCGGAATAAACTTGGACCGGTAAATGGTTTCTACTGCGGCTTCATCGAGGGTGGGATCCACAGACCTGATAACCACGCACTGAGTGGGATCCCCATACTGATTGACGGTTACGTTAATCAGGACCGTTCCTTCCAGTTTACGCTGAATGGCCATCGGAGGATATACGATGGCTTTTATAATCGCTCCGATTCCTCCAACCGGTTCGGGTTGCTGATCGGGATTTTCCACCATCTCGACCACATCGGTTTCATCAATGAAAATTTCACCTTCCTCGGCAGCATCTTCTTTGGCCGTCCCGGGTGTTGCAGAAGCCGTGGCTGTTTCAGGAGAGGCCTGGGTACCACTTGCAGCTCCCGGAGCCTGTGTTGCATCGGCTTGCCTGCGTTCCGCTGATTTTGACATGGGCTCCGATTTAGGAGCCGAGACAGCGGTTAAAACGGGCCGTGAAGGTTGCTCAAGTGATTCCATACCGAGTTTAAGTTTCAGTGTGAATTTCGGATTCACCCTGATGGTCTTTGCAAAGTCTGAATAGGAGTTCTTCTTAGCAGTAATCAGGTAGGCACCTGCCGGAATGTTTACGAAACTGAAATTGCCATTCTGATCCGTTCTGGTGGAAAATTTGACCGCTCCATCCTCAAAAAGAATAATGGTGACCCCAGACAAACCAGATTCTGAAGTTTTATTTACCACCTTTCCACTGATTCTTCCATTTTCGTCATCAAGGTAGGTTCTGCCGTTGGTGACCAATGGTAAAGAAAGGAGAAATATTAACAGGATGGTTGTCGGTCTGTTCATGATGATATCCCTGAAATTAATCAGACATGCTGCAGGTGATATGGTAGTCGATAAGCCTATTAAAGCTCGTACAGTTAAATAAGTTAAACGCTTGTTCGTTGATTACTTAATAAATAAATAATTAGACAGAATTTAATTAAGATATGCTGCTAAGATATTTACTCAGATATCGACAAAGATTAGTGATCTGAATCATTAAATCAACCTTAGAATGATGAAGGAAGACACTTTTTTGGTAAAATGAATGGGTAGTCGGGGTTGGAAGCGTTTTTATTTTTCGGTTCCACTCCGATCGGGAAGTGTGGGAAAAAATTCCGGATAAAGTGTGGGGATGTTTATTGGTGCTTAAGAGTGCATTAGAAACAGAAGATTGAGTTTGATTGATCAGGAGTGGTCCGATACTTTTGCAGGAAACCATGAGGCCGACCATGTCATCACTGTTTAATCGTCTTGTTGTTGCATCGATCCCACTGGTACCCAAACCGATCGTACGGTATTTTGCCCGGCCGTATATCGCGGGTGAGTCACTGGCTGATGCATTGAACACCATCCGGGATATCAATCGTCTGGGAGCCATGGCTACCTGTGATTTACTGGGTGAATTCATTACCGAAAAATCTCAGGCTACCCGTGACCTGGAAGAATTAAAAAACCTGATACGGGCCATTCATCAGGAGAAACTCAATTCCAATGTCAGTGTAAAGCCCACCCAGATGGGTTTGTTGCTGGATGAGGAATTTGCTTATTCAAACATCAGGGAATTGGTACAGCTTGCCAGTCAGACGGGGAATTTTATCCGGATTGATATGGAAGATTCCGCGTGTACTCAGAAAGAGATCGACCTGTACCTGCGCCTGAAGAAGGAATTTTCGAACGTTGGACTGGTAATTCAGGCCTACCTGAAGCGGACCAATGCAGACATTGATCTGCTGGTTAAGGAAAATGCCAACCTGAGACTTTGTAAAGGCATTTACCGGGAACCGGCCGAAATCGCCATTCACGACCGCGAGGCCATCCGGGCCAGTTTCCTCCGTCAGGTCGAGCAAATGTTTATTCACAACTGTTATGTAGGCGTGGCAACCCATGATGAATATCTGGTGAATGCCACCATTGAACTGGTGAAAAAACATCAGGTCCGAAAGGAAGCATTTGAGTTTCAGATGTTACTGGGCGTTCTGCCGGCCCTGAGGGACCGTATTCTTTCAGAAGGATACCGGCTCCGGATTTATGTGCCATACGGCAAACAGTGGTATGGCTATTCCACCCGCCGTTTCAAGGAAAATCCGGAAATTGCCGGATATGTTGCCAAAGCCATTTTAGGAATCAGAAAGTAAAACACTCAATGCCCAGTATTCCACATCGCATCCCGTCCGTCCAGATACCCGGCAATTCCGGTTTTCTTAAAGGCCGGTTGGTAAACCTTATTACCACCACCGGAATTCAATTTGCAGGCACTGCAGAGTCGATTTCCGACAACTCCATCGGGATACGGGATGCCCGTGGTCACCGGCATGTGTTTGAACTGTCCGGTGTGTCAGAAGTGGTCACTGAAACCAGGGCACCGGTCCGTTGATATGGCAGAAAAAAATCTGCAGAGTCTTCTGGCTGAGCTTCAGGATAAAATTGCACGGAATGATCCTGCCAGTAGCACCGTAAAGCTGATTTCAGGAGGGAAGCCGGCTGTTCTGATCAAACTGGTCGAGGAATCATCTGAAATCTGGATGGCTTATCGTTTTGAAACCCAGAATGATCTTGCACTTGAACTCAGTCAGTACTGGTATTACCTGCTTGTTTTAGGATTGATTCTTCAGGAGCCAGGCTGGGCCAACCGGATCTCTTCCTGGCCTTTGAAAACACCGCTGAAGGATGAAACAGTGACTCCGAAGAAACTGGTTCAGGAAACTGCCTCTCTGGCCATCCGCTCCGGATCCTTTGGTGCCGATGATCTGGAAAGACTTTTTCATCTTTCCTGGGAAATCGGTCAGCAACGAGAGTTGTCACTTTCAGCGGTTCTCGCACATCTTTAAACCCTTACTTCAGAGGAATATTATGAAACCCAGATACCGTTTTCGGGTCGGGATCCCTAAAAATGACCGGCTGTTTTCTGAAATTTCCAGCCTGTTATACCAGGCATCACTGTGGGATGAACCCCGCCGCCGCCAGCTGTTTTCTGACCTGCATGACCAGGAATTGTCACTGATCTTCGGACGGGCCGGGGAAATCGCATTGTCACTGGCCGATTCGAAGCTGAGCTGCGGATTTACCGGCCGTGACCTGATACTCGAACAAGCCAACCCGGATATCGTTGAGATACTTCCGCTCGGAATCGGAAAATGTCATCTGGTGTTTGCCGTTCCTTCCGATCAATTGAACCATCCCATCAGTTTCTGGGAAGGGAAAACCATTGCAACCAGCTTTGTTCACCTGACCCGTGCCTATTTCGAGAAAACCGGAACCCGCGTACATGTGAAAGAGGTATCGGGGGGAGTGGAAGGCAAAGTGGCAACCGAAGAAGCCGACGCGATTGTGGATCTGACTGAAACAGGAACCACTCTGGAAGCCAACGGACTGCTGATAAAGGACCGTTTACTCGAAACAGAAATTGTCTTTGCCGCCCGTCGTGAATTTCTCAATGATCCGCGGGTGAGCATGATCAGAAACCGGCTGGAAGGAGTCATGACGGCCCGAAAGTCGATCATGATTGAATACATGATACCCAAAGAAAAGCTCGATGATGCCATCCGGGTGGCCGGGGGACAGAAATCACCCACTGTGGCCCCGATTTATGGCGATGACCGTTACTTTGCTGTCCGGATTGTTGAACCAAAGTCGCGCGAAAACGAAGTGATGGATAAACTGAAATCGATTGGTGCGGTCGGAATATTCAGTGTGCTTCTGAACAATACCCGTGTCTGACCCCATCCGGTTATCTTTACTGAACCTGAGTCTGTTTGCCCCGGATGGCCGCTGTGTCAACCTGCGAGGGAATGATCTGCAGGCTGACCAGGTACCAATTCCACTGACCAGTCTGTTGTCTGAACCCATTTTCTTCCCGGATGATTTTGGTGGCTTTCCGGTTCCTCCTGTGGTTCACCGGGATTCTGCGGGGAATCTCTGGCTGGACTGGACTGAATCAACCGCGATGTCGTCTGCCGAAGTGGTTACGTGTCTGACAGACCGGATTTTTCAGATTTGTCTCGAATGGTCCCATGAATTTCCGGGAAGTCAGGTTCAGATTCTGGATGGAGAGGCGGTTCATCCCGATTGGGTCAATCATGTTGTGAAGAGGCTCGGGCCCGTCTTTCCGCTGAAAATCGGTTCCTGATTTTGAATTAAACCTTCATCCCGCTTATATTTGCTTGTCTAAAGGGAAAGTGGCTTCAGGCGAAGACCACTTTTTTTATTTAACAGATGACGAAACAAACCGATACTCAGCAACTGATTCAATCCATCGCAGACCGTGTCTGTCTGGAATCCGGTGCATTTGTTGTGGATATCAGTCTGACTGGTACCCCGCGGAAACGGGTGATAGACATTCGTGTTCAGACGGATGAAGGAATTAAAAGTCAGGAATGTGTTGAAATTGCCCGGCGCATCAATGAAGAGCTGGGAGATCAGGATCTGTTTGATTCGCCCTGGGATATTCAGGTAGGAAGCCCGGGAATCGGGTTTAAAATCAGAAACTGGCGTGCTTTGAAATCACAGACTGGTCGCCTGGTTCTGGTGACCTTCAAAGCCACTGACCGCCCTGTTCTGAAAGGTCATCTGAAATCAATAGAACCCTCTGGCATTATTCTGGAAATCCGCAAGGACCGGAAGCAGCCTGCAGAACTTGTAACCGTGGATTTTGAAGCCACAGACCATGTGGTTGTTGATATTGAATGGTAAAGGACCTCGCATATGAACGTCGAAATCGTTGAAACGTTTGCCCACATTGCACGGGATAAAAACATCGATAAGGATATCCTGTCGGGTATTATCAAAGAAATTTTCATGAATATGATCAGGAAGAAGTATTTCACAGATGAAAACTTCTCGGTCATTGTAAACATGGACAAAGGTGATATTCAGATTCTGCAGGAAGTGGAAGTGGTTGAAGATGTCTTCAGTGACATCGATGAAATCTCCCTGGAAGATGCACTTAAACTTGATCCGGATTCACAACTGGGTGACATCACGGTCCGGATTGTTCCTCTGGCCAGTTTCGGCCGGCGTCTGATCATGCAGGCCAAACAGACTCTGAACCAGAAGATCAGAGATCTGGAAAAAGATCACATTTTCAATGAGTATGCAGCCCAGATCGGTGATATTGTGGTGGGAGATGTTTACCAGAAGGGTAAGAGCTGGATGCTGGTCAACCACAACAAGGTTGAACTCTTCATGCCCCGTGATGAGCAGATTCCGAAAGAGAATCCGAAAAAGGGTGAAACCATCCGGGCGATTATCAAGGAAGTCAAGCGACTGACCGACTTCAAGGAACAGGAAATTCAAAAGAAAAGGGATGACAAGACCGGCAAGGAGCGTATCCGGAAGGAAAACTACAACAATGATCCCGTGATTGTGATTTCACGGGCCGATAACAAGTTTCTGGAACGGCTGTTCGAAATCGAAGTTCCCGAAATCTACGACGGAATCGTTCAGATCCGGTCCATTGCCCGTCAGCCGGGTGAGCGCGCAAAGATTGCAGTTGAGAGTACCGATGACCGTGTGGATGCAGTGGGAGCCTGTGTGGGAATGAAAGGAACCCGTATCCACTCGATTGTTAAGGAACTCAGCAACGAAAACATCGATGTGGTTTTATTCTCGCCCGATCCGGCCACTTTTATTGCACGGTCGCTTGCACCTGCCAAAATTCTGAAAGTGGAACCAGATGTTAACAGGCGTTATGCACGGGTCCATGTTCACACCGATCAGGTCAAACTGGCCATTGGTCGTGAAGGGCAGAACATCAAGCTGGCTTCGCTTCTGACAGGATATGAACTGGATGTGATCAGGGAATTCAAGCCAAGTACCGATGATGACATTGATATCATGGAATTCAATGAGTTTCCTGCAGATTTTCTGCAGAAACTGGTTGAAGCCGGTTATGACAGTGCACGTCGGGTAATGCAGGTATCGCCGGAAGATATTGCTACCGATACCAATACAGATATCGACATGGTGACCGATCTGATGGAAGCCATTGAATACGAATTCAGAGAGGATGATGAAGCCTGATAGGGCCCATCCATCTCATCAGTTATTGAGGAAAAAAAGGCAGGTATGAAAGTTTTCCAGGCCGCCAAGGAATATAACGTTACGGTCGAATCAATCATTGAGCACCTTCATAAAAAGGGGTACAAGGATGTCACCAACATGACTTCCAGACTAACCCCTGAGATGCTTGAGGATTGTGCCAGTTTCTTTCAGAAAGACAAGGCTGCTGCTGAAAGGCAGACGCAGAAGCTGAAGGAAATTACGGTTTCACGTCAGAAGGACGTTCCGGAACCGAAGCATGCAGAACCAGTGGTAAAAAAGGCAGAACCGGCAAAACCGGTTGCAGCCCCGGCTCCTCCGGTGGTCATTCCGGAACCGGAACCTGTTCCGGAACCAGTGGCAGAACTGCCAGAGCCTGAACCGGAGCCAGAACCGGAGCCAGAACCTGTGGTGGTACTTCCGGAACCCGAACCCGAGGTGGTTCCCGAACCGGTTGCAGTCAGACAGGAAGAACAACCAGAACCGGAACCGGTATCTGAGGTTGTTCATGACATCCCGGAACCAATTGCCGAACCTGAACCAGAAGTTGCCCCACAGGAAGAGGCCGTTGTGCCCCCTGCGATGTCTTCTGCAGAGACAGCCAGACTTGATGAAGAGAAGTCGGGATATAAATCTCACCAGCAGTTAGGCCGGATGAAGCTGACAGGGCCCAATGTGGTTGGGAAAATTGACCTTGCAGCTGTCAATGAATTTAAAAAACGCCCACGGAAAAAAGGGCGTGCCGATGAGGCACCTGCTCCTTCAGAATCGGGT contains these protein-coding regions:
- the folE gene encoding GTP cyclohydrolase I FolE, with amino-acid sequence MKHQETLSTTADLSPDELKRLETIASGMEHIIGQLGENPEREGLQKTPMRVAKALRFLTSGYQQNPVDILTSALFRERYDEMVLVKDIDFYSMCEHHMLPFFGKAHIAYIPNGKIVGLSKLPRLVDVFARRMQVQERMTQQIKDTLQEVLEPQGVAVVIEGRHMCMMMRGVEKQNSITTTSAMSGVFLTDQSTRSEFMRLIRHSNL
- a CDS encoding TonB family protein produces the protein MNRPTTILLIFLLSLPLVTNGRTYLDDENGRISGKVVNKTSESGLSGVTIILFEDGAVKFSTRTDQNGNFSFVNIPAGAYLITAKKNSYSDFAKTIRVNPKFTLKLKLGMESLEQPSRPVLTAVSAPKSEPMSKSAERRQADATQAPGAASGTQASPETATASATPGTAKEDAAEEGEIFIDETDVVEMVENPDQQPEPVGGIGAIIKAIVYPPMAIQRKLEGTVLINVTVNQYGDPTQCVVIRSVDPTLDEAAVETIYRSKFIPASHRGKAVVSSVAIPVKFKL
- a CDS encoding SDR family oxidoreductase, which codes for MKPGGVIVTGAGKGIGRETCRWFARQGWHVYAFSKTSADLLSLEAEFPGQVEGFAGDASDEADVRRFFNEFLAGKTTPSVLVNNAGRFVQSTLEDLSPAVFEEQWRTNTLSTFLLMKGILPVLRQAGTGQIINVISVAAKRPFTGSGAYCSSKSAQDGLAGVMREEFKKWNIRVTNVYPGAAFTNSWVGTGVEEKRLMTAADVAKVIGQAVDLENNMVLEDIVLRPVAGDL
- a CDS encoding FAD-dependent oxidoreductase, translated to MRTSKPHVVIVGGVAAGTAAAAHLKRLEPRCRVSLIEKQPVISYSVCDIPYLTDGRAGTPQDLIVYTPERFSSEKGVQVYTNSVVTAIDIRRRQLTWKHTIFRTEETTHWDYLILATGVEPIQPFTGSNVFTTRQWDEAARLHQFLESQTVRNAVVIGAGLAGCEMAESLARRGIRAVLVEKDKDILSRMLPETHSRRLSGLLQKNGVQVISGTNDWSPVTEGNQITGIQIGKGDRVPADLVILAAGVKPPSGISGLENLRTDQDGYFLVDGKMKTSSDRIFAIGDGARVSGKSAWTRDRDLQLATRAAAMARKAAESIIGTDSPWKVPVFPVVLRLWDTETGSVGFLDEEDGLDCTMEISPFSRTDPRKGTMLLTLFFRKGSQLITGGAVSGPEGCMSALNLLSLAVNHQLTLQDLIHTGYAYHPMIAPRVNPLVMVASKAQKMIKRNR
- a CDS encoding 6-carboxytetrahydropterin synthase encodes the protein MNTSWVYVTRQLHFNAAHRLFNPQFSNEENNRIFGLCNNPNGHGHNYEIEITVYGPVDLKTGYVIDLKEIKDLAEEVIIQDCDHRHLNLDVPWLSGVIPTAENLVIAFWNRLEPHFKTAKLYNIRLYETPRNFVDYRGPFPG
- a CDS encoding proline dehydrogenase family protein, with protein sequence MSSLFNRLVVASIPLVPKPIVRYFARPYIAGESLADALNTIRDINRLGAMATCDLLGEFITEKSQATRDLEELKNLIRAIHQEKLNSNVSVKPTQMGLLLDEEFAYSNIRELVQLASQTGNFIRIDMEDSACTQKEIDLYLRLKKEFSNVGLVIQAYLKRTNADIDLLVKENANLRLCKGIYREPAEIAIHDREAIRASFLRQVEQMFIHNCYVGVATHDEYLVNATIELVKKHQVRKEAFEFQMLLGVLPALRDRILSEGYRLRIYVPYGKQWYGYSTRRFKENPEIAGYVAKAILGIRK
- a CDS encoding transcription termination/antitermination protein NusA, which encodes MNVEIVETFAHIARDKNIDKDILSGIIKEIFMNMIRKKYFTDENFSVIVNMDKGDIQILQEVEVVEDVFSDIDEISLEDALKLDPDSQLGDITVRIVPLASFGRRLIMQAKQTLNQKIRDLEKDHIFNEYAAQIGDIVVGDVYQKGKSWMLVNHNKVELFMPRDEQIPKENPKKGETIRAIIKEVKRLTDFKEQEIQKKRDDKTGKERIRKENYNNDPVIVISRADNKFLERLFEIEVPEIYDGIVQIRSIARQPGERAKIAVESTDDRVDAVGACVGMKGTRIHSIVKELSNENIDVVLFSPDPATFIARSLAPAKILKVEPDVNRRYARVHVHTDQVKLAIGREGQNIKLASLLTGYELDVIREFKPSTDDDIDIMEFNEFPADFLQKLVEAGYDSARRVMQVSPEDIATDTNTDIDMVTDLMEAIEYEFREDDEA
- the hisG gene encoding ATP phosphoribosyltransferase; protein product: MKPRYRFRVGIPKNDRLFSEISSLLYQASLWDEPRRRQLFSDLHDQELSLIFGRAGEIALSLADSKLSCGFTGRDLILEQANPDIVEILPLGIGKCHLVFAVPSDQLNHPISFWEGKTIATSFVHLTRAYFEKTGTRVHVKEVSGGVEGKVATEEADAIVDLTETGTTLEANGLLIKDRLLETEIVFAARREFLNDPRVSMIRNRLEGVMTARKSIMIEYMIPKEKLDDAIRVAGGQKSPTVAPIYGDDRYFAVRIVEPKSRENEVMDKLKSIGAVGIFSVLLNNTRV